In one window of Blastopirellula marina DNA:
- a CDS encoding glycosyltransferase: protein MLKVSIVIPSVDNAHRLETTLISLLENRPSYCEIVVPHSGYYDDPYNIAEEVRLIEVPAARSEVELLAVAWSMCNAPIVHTLAAGATVDAGWLEDALACFQQTEVMAVAPQVYFSDGNEPVHGVLADDFGMRAAGSVDSMQAPMLQAAFYRYSLLAAVGGFCTRMEQYADLDIGLWIAEAGGMCEVAAGAHVYLNEPNQLGRVTSDRIRLAKTLQLRHQEWFGSRGKHGGKLGWLSRSVGSGSISTMMSALTVKADTKAALHRLPDLDDIRAVVEGRDQTFRFDPRNDHPGPRLHRNAA from the coding sequence GTGCTGAAAGTCTCGATCGTCATTCCGAGCGTTGACAACGCTCACCGACTGGAAACAACCTTGATCTCGCTGCTGGAGAATCGTCCCAGCTACTGTGAGATTGTTGTGCCTCATTCTGGTTACTACGACGACCCTTACAATATTGCTGAAGAAGTCCGCCTGATTGAAGTTCCTGCGGCTCGCAGTGAAGTCGAACTGCTGGCGGTGGCTTGGTCGATGTGCAACGCTCCGATCGTTCATACGCTGGCCGCTGGTGCCACTGTAGACGCAGGCTGGCTGGAAGATGCTCTGGCATGCTTTCAGCAGACGGAAGTCATGGCGGTTGCCCCGCAGGTGTACTTCTCGGACGGTAACGAGCCTGTGCATGGCGTGCTGGCGGATGATTTCGGGATGCGTGCCGCCGGCTCGGTTGACAGCATGCAAGCACCGATGCTGCAGGCAGCTTTCTACCGCTATTCACTGCTAGCAGCGGTAGGTGGTTTCTGCACACGGATGGAGCAATACGCCGACCTCGATATCGGTCTTTGGATTGCCGAAGCCGGTGGTATGTGCGAAGTGGCAGCCGGGGCGCACGTTTATTTGAACGAACCGAACCAACTGGGCCGCGTAACTTCCGACCGGATTCGCCTGGCAAAGACACTTCAGTTGCGGCATCAAGAGTGGTTCGGTTCTCGCGGCAAGCATGGCGGGAAGTTAGGCTGGCTCTCGCGTAGCGTAGGAAGTGGCTCTATTTCGACGATGATGTCTGCTCTTACGGTGAAAGCGGATACGAAGGCCGCCCTGCATCGCCTGCCAGATTTGGATGACATACGAGCCGTGGTCGAAGGACGCGATCAAACCTTCCGGTTCGATCCACGCAATGATCATCCCGGCCCCAGATTGCATCGCAACGCGGCCTGA
- a CDS encoding carboxypeptidase-like regulatory domain-containing protein, translated as MSFPTGHARSWQWVWLMLGVLAWGGCSSNGLPSDAASVEGTVTMQGAKVVDAVVVFRSDSGDAAVGKTNEEGKFQLSSASIPGGTRPGHYQVTIVKREPLTETASTEEDPNYNPNQRSAPSKPRGHLLPEKYSRPNTSELKADIVAGKNTIDFELTP; from the coding sequence ATGTCTTTTCCCACAGGGCATGCCCGATCGTGGCAATGGGTTTGGTTGATGCTTGGTGTATTGGCCTGGGGTGGGTGTTCCTCGAATGGCCTGCCCAGCGACGCGGCGTCGGTTGAGGGAACGGTGACGATGCAAGGCGCGAAGGTGGTGGACGCGGTCGTCGTGTTTCGCTCCGATTCCGGCGACGCAGCGGTTGGTAAAACGAATGAAGAAGGGAAGTTTCAGCTGAGTTCTGCCAGCATTCCTGGCGGAACGCGGCCAGGGCATTACCAGGTGACGATTGTCAAACGAGAGCCTCTGACGGAGACCGCCAGCACCGAGGAAGACCCAAATTACAATCCGAACCAGCGAAGTGCGCCGTCGAAGCCTCGCGGCCATCTACTTCCTGAAAAGTATAGCCGGCCAAATACCAGTGAACTGAAAGCCGATATCGTTGCAGGCAAGAATACGATCGACTTCGAACTGACTCCCTGA
- a CDS encoding DUF1559 domain-containing protein, protein MLRSFPILNYSVFSRPQASVTVRKLGFTLVELLVVIAIIGVLIALLLPAVQQAREAARRMQCSNNLKQLGLALHNYHDTYGSFVPRATGTTSGSTQNNGRLNGLIPLLPFVEQNAMFDRIAAGDASKPPYGGNTWESWGPWNVCPEMYRCPSDSYSGTLTNHFNYRFSLGDSMGNTRDATKVRGLFAKRDGTSFRDITDGTSNTIAMSERNVNEYSLGARSGQIRVTEGVVTGVSDLTTSPINCLAEASGRFYLDASAVKGRGGWWFADGQTERAGFMTVLPPNSPSCVEGNNGSGDSVTSLIAPTSNHPGGVLTLRADGSTHFVPDTIDTGNLSSAENSNSLSPYGVWGALGSKAGGEVNIGS, encoded by the coding sequence ATGCTTCGTTCCTTTCCGATTCTGAATTACTCAGTGTTCAGTCGTCCTCAAGCAAGCGTCACGGTTCGTAAATTGGGTTTTACGTTGGTGGAACTGCTGGTCGTTATAGCCATTATCGGGGTCTTAATTGCGCTACTGCTGCCAGCTGTGCAGCAGGCTCGTGAGGCTGCCCGGCGTATGCAGTGTTCCAACAATCTAAAACAGTTGGGATTAGCTTTACATAACTATCATGACACGTACGGCAGCTTTGTTCCCCGGGCCACAGGGACCACAAGCGGATCGACTCAGAACAATGGTCGCTTGAACGGTCTGATTCCACTGCTGCCGTTTGTTGAACAGAACGCGATGTTCGATCGCATTGCTGCGGGCGACGCCTCGAAGCCGCCGTATGGTGGCAACACATGGGAATCTTGGGGGCCTTGGAATGTGTGTCCCGAAATGTATCGTTGCCCTTCTGACAGCTACTCCGGAACGCTCACCAACCACTTCAACTATCGATTCAGCTTAGGCGATTCGATGGGCAACACCCGCGACGCAACGAAGGTTCGAGGCTTGTTTGCCAAACGCGACGGGACATCGTTCCGCGACATCACTGACGGAACCAGCAATACCATTGCCATGAGCGAACGAAACGTAAACGAATACAGTCTAGGCGCACGTTCCGGTCAGATCCGCGTTACTGAAGGGGTTGTCACCGGCGTAAGTGATTTGACGACAAGTCCGATCAACTGCCTAGCAGAAGCAAGTGGTCGCTTCTACCTGGACGCAAGTGCCGTGAAAGGGCGCGGCGGTTGGTGGTTTGCTGATGGTCAGACCGAGCGAGCTGGCTTTATGACGGTGCTGCCTCCCAACTCGCCCAGTTGCGTCGAGGGGAACAACGGTAGCGGCGACAGCGTCACTTCGTTGATCGCTCCGACGAGTAATCATCCAGGTGGCGTATTAACGTTGCGTGCCGACGGGTCGACTCACTTTGTTCCAGACACAATCGATACCGGCAACCTAAGTTCCGCTGAGAATTCGAATAGTCTCAGCCCATACGGCGTTTGGGGTGCTTTGGGAAGTAAAGCCGGTGGCGAAGTAAACATCGGCTCGTAA